ACCGCGACTGCGAGCTTTAATAATTTTAATGAATCAGGCTGGTATCAGCAGGGAACGATTACTGCAAAAAGGCTGGGAGACTTTGAATCGCCAGATTACGTTTTGAGCAATACGGGAAGTGAAACTTATGCTGCAAACTTTACCGCTGGTTTCAAAAAGTTTGAATATGGAATTGAGGCAAACTATTCTTACTATCGAGCAGGTATAGGGATTCTAAGATCTGCACACATAGGGAACTCGGCTGATCTGGTGCGCAGTATCAATTCTGGAGAACCCTTTGTGATCAGAGATTTTACTTATGATATAGAAGCTCCCAAACAAGAAGTAGATCACCATGCAATTCAGCTCAAAGCTTTTAAGCGTTTTAGTGATCTAGGAAAACTCAGTCTGGACTATGGGTTACAGTTCAATAATCGGCTTGAGTTTGATATAAGAAGGGGGGAGCGTAGAGATCTTCCTTCTTTAGATATGGATTTGCTTACTCATAATCTCGCAGCATATCTAGCAATAGATAAATATGATGATCTTACTCTAGAGGTAGGCCTTGACGGAATGTATCAAATCAACACGCCAGATGCTCGTACAGGTGTACGTAGACTCATACCTGACTATAACTCGTTTAGAATAGGATCATTTACCGCTGCAAAATGGGATTTTTCGAAAAAATGGCTGTTTGAAGCGGGTGTACGTTATGATTACTTCGATATCAATGCCCAAAAATTTTACTTCACCTCGAGATGGGAAGAGCTAGGTTATGACCAGCAATTCCCACAATTTGAGGTAAGACAATCTACAAATCAGATCTATACGGAGCCAGAATTTGATTATAACCTGCTGGCCTTTACTGTAGGCAGTCGATATGAAATGGACGATCATCAAAGTCTCTCGTTTAATCTTAGCACCGCAAACCGTGCGCCTAACCCTAGTGAGTTGTTCAGCGATGGATTGCATCACGCGCTGGCAACTATTGAGTTGGGGCGATTGGATCTGGAAAAAGAAGCGTCCTATAAGTTTAATAGTAACTATCAGCTCAATCAGAACGGATTTAAATTAGGTATCAGCCCGCACTTAAACTTAATCCAAAACTACATACAGCTAGAGCCTCGAGGAGTAGAATTTACCACTAGGGGAAGTTTTCCCGTAGAAAAGTACCGCCAGTCAGATGCCCTTGTTGCCGGTATAGACGTGACCGCTTCTTATCAATTTGACAAGATCAGAAGCAATAACTCAGAGCAATCGATTACCGGTGTGCAGCCCGCAGCACTACTGAGTTCGAGCTTTTCATACATCTACGGTCAGGATCGTGATCTCGACCGCCCGTTGATAGATATGCCGCCTGCTCAATTTCAACTCGGGTTGACACTTTACGATGCTTTTTTGAACGACCTCGATTTTGAGGTGGGTATGAACCAC
This genomic interval from Nonlabens spongiae contains the following:
- a CDS encoding TonB-dependent receptor gives rise to the protein MYKCFLFVLLLLSTLQAGAQSCNYTLSGTVKDFHNGENLELVVVYITPLQKSVSTDAEGKFAIKDLCPGTYDLIVSHISCENKTIKVSLTEDKDIMIKLEHYVEELSNVNVEANLSDTSSETASIERVATETIEKYSGATLGDALATVEGVNILKTGNSITKPIIHGLFGSRVAIVNNGLRQQDQEWGVEHAPNIDLNNADDIHVVKGASALRYGGDAIGGTIVINPRRVLSKDTLMGKAILTAQSNGRGGTATASFNNFNESGWYQQGTITAKRLGDFESPDYVLSNTGSETYAANFTAGFKKFEYGIEANYSYYRAGIGILRSAHIGNSADLVRSINSGEPFVIRDFTYDIEAPKQEVDHHAIQLKAFKRFSDLGKLSLDYGLQFNNRLEFDIRRGERRDLPSLDMDLLTHNLAAYLAIDKYDDLTLEVGLDGMYQINTPDARTGVRRLIPDYNSFRIGSFTAAKWDFSKKWLFEAGVRYDYFDINAQKFYFTSRWEELGYDQQFPQFEVRQSTNQIYTEPEFDYNLLAFTVGSRYEMDDHQSLSFNLSTANRAPNPSELFSDGLHHALATIELGRLDLEKEASYKFNSNYQLNQNGFKLGISPHLNLIQNYIQLEPRGVEFTTRGSFPVEKYRQSDALVAGIDVTASYQFDKIRSNNSEQSITGVQPAALLSSSFSYIYGQDRDLDRPLIDMPPAQFQLGLTLYDAFLNDLDFEVGMNHVWEQKRIPDTDFMTDVIRDDGSIETVEVNVSQPPEAYTLLNAGVSYAFAKARLSLSVQNLLNTNYRNYLNQLRYYAEDVGRNVQLQFIYKI